The Martelella sp. AD-3 genome includes a region encoding these proteins:
- a CDS encoding glutathione S-transferase family protein, whose translation MRDNITIWTLDWVPMTNGPAGFVRDMRLRWACEEAGLSYSVRTVPFGESGPDHLARQPFGQVPFMSDGDLHMFESGACVLHLAEKSETLMPRDPQARAETLQWFIAALNSIEMVSVPWWFLELTGAKENGLTDWLESRLAHMERILNEREWLAAGRFTIADLMMTDVLRVAKLRAFGDRPETEAYVERVMDRPAFKKAYADQVAHFEAADAARRQDES comes from the coding sequence ATGCGCGACAACATCACGATCTGGACCCTCGACTGGGTGCCAATGACCAATGGCCCTGCCGGCTTCGTTCGCGACATGCGGCTAAGATGGGCATGTGAGGAAGCGGGCCTTTCCTATTCCGTCCGAACCGTGCCATTCGGGGAAAGCGGTCCAGACCATCTTGCCCGTCAGCCATTCGGACAGGTTCCCTTCATGTCGGACGGTGATCTCCATATGTTCGAGAGCGGGGCCTGTGTTTTGCATCTGGCGGAGAAGAGCGAGACGCTGATGCCTCGTGATCCGCAAGCGCGGGCCGAAACCCTTCAGTGGTTCATCGCTGCTCTCAACTCCATCGAGATGGTGTCCGTTCCATGGTGGTTCCTTGAATTGACAGGTGCGAAGGAGAACGGATTGACTGACTGGCTGGAAAGCCGTCTGGCCCACATGGAGCGCATCCTGAATGAGCGAGAATGGCTTGCTGCCGGTCGTTTCACCATCGCGGACCTGATGATGACGGACGTCCTGCGCGTGGCAAAGCTCCGCGCCTTCGGAGATCGGCCTGAAACGGAAGCCTATGTGGAAAGGGTCATGGACCGGCCCGCTTTCAAAAAGGCCTATGCCGACCAAGTGGCACATTTCGAGGCTGCCGACGCCGCCCGGCGTCAGGACGAAAGCTGA
- a CDS encoding LacI family DNA-binding transcriptional regulator — MRARVTLKDIARETGLSVSSVSLALRGDTRFPADTIARIRNAATSLGYVYNQAAADLRMSRTNQVAVCLGDLTNPIFNDMLLEAETEIESRGKRLLLGITRENRARQADFLHQALQVGCEALLLCPAYGTTCADLDAILRVGDTLAISTALFFRSVEGFDAPQIVMDEVRSGRLSARAAIDAGHRNLHWIGGGRQTSAAFQRQSGAVAEIVEAGLASPGLHPGPTSRAYGFAKATELLATHRGEIAFLCFSDLIAMGVLAACHAAGRRVGHDVSVVGCDDMDEVKYAIPPLTTIRIDLKHIVATAMQAATTPDFPRPEAFEPVLIQRESLCRL, encoded by the coding sequence ATGCGCGCCCGCGTCACCCTAAAGGATATCGCCCGGGAGACCGGGCTCTCGGTCAGTTCCGTATCGCTCGCCTTGCGCGGTGACACCCGCTTTCCGGCCGATACGATCGCCCGTATCCGTAACGCCGCCACGTCGCTCGGATATGTCTACAATCAGGCAGCCGCCGATCTGCGCATGTCACGCACCAACCAGGTCGCCGTCTGTCTCGGCGATCTTACCAACCCTATCTTCAACGACATGCTCCTTGAGGCCGAGACCGAAATTGAGAGCCGCGGCAAGCGCCTGCTTCTTGGCATCACCCGTGAGAATCGCGCGCGTCAAGCCGACTTCCTTCACCAAGCGCTTCAGGTCGGCTGCGAGGCGCTGCTACTCTGCCCAGCCTACGGCACCACCTGCGCAGATCTGGACGCGATCCTGCGCGTCGGCGACACTCTCGCCATCTCGACCGCGCTGTTCTTTCGCTCGGTAGAGGGCTTCGATGCTCCACAGATCGTCATGGATGAGGTCCGCAGCGGTCGCCTTTCCGCGCGTGCAGCCATTGATGCCGGCCACCGCAACCTTCACTGGATCGGCGGTGGCCGGCAAACGAGCGCCGCGTTCCAACGTCAATCGGGCGCAGTGGCCGAGATCGTCGAGGCCGGCCTCGCGTCCCCGGGCCTCCATCCCGGCCCCACCTCACGCGCCTACGGCTTCGCCAAGGCCACCGAACTCCTTGCCACACACAGAGGAGAGATCGCATTTCTATGCTTCTCCGACCTTATCGCAATGGGGGTGCTAGCGGCCTGCCACGCCGCTGGGCGGCGCGTTGGCCATGACGTTTCCGTCGTCGGTTGCGACGACATGGACGAGGTCAAATACGCCATCCCTCCCCTCACGACAATCCGGATCGACCTCAAGCACATCGTCGCCACCGCCATGCAGGCTGCCACCACGCCCGACTTCCCGCGCCCCGAAGCCTTCGAACCTGTTCTAATTCAGCGCGAAAGCCTGTGCCGTCTCTGA
- a CDS encoding IS3 family transposase (programmed frameshift) has product MRQKSGQQKPTADKAIKDIRRATRKSYSAEEKIRIVLEGLRGEDSIAALCRREGIAESMYYTWSKEFLEAGKRRLAGDTARAATTDEVKALRRETRDLKEVVAEQTLELRLLKKHDRGWGRRRMRYPASEKLEIIRLVEQSHLPVKKTLEQLAIPRQTFYRWYDRFQRFGVEGLEDRSSAPSRVWNRIPDTIRDEVIELALEEPELSPRELAVTFTDTKSYFVSEASVYRLLKAHDLITSPAFIVVKADNEFRDKTVRPNEMWQTDFTYLKVIGWGWLYLSTILDDFSRYIVGWKLCTNMKVGDVTDTLNIALSASGCDSVKVEHKPRLLSDNGGCYIAEDLADWLKDRKMEQLHGAPGHPQTQGKIERWHQTLKNRILLENYFFPEDLEAQIGAFIDHYNNRRYHESLGNLTPADVYFGRGDEILKQRKRIKQQTIQNRRLQHHANAA; this is encoded by the exons ATGAGACAGAAATCCGGGCAGCAGAAGCCGACGGCAGACAAGGCGATCAAGGATATCCGCCGGGCCACACGCAAATCCTATTCGGCCGAGGAAAAGATCCGCATTGTGCTGGAAGGCCTGCGCGGCGAAGACAGTATCGCCGCGCTCTGCCGCCGCGAGGGTATCGCCGAAAGCATGTATTACACTTGGTCGAAGGAATTTCTCGAGGCCGGCAAGCGGCGCCTGGCCGGCGATACGGCTCGGGCCGCAACGACGGATGAGGTGAAGGCATTACGTCGGGAAACACGCGATCTGAAAGAGGTCGTGGCCGAGCAGACGCTGGAGCTGCGCCTGCTC AAAAAGCATGATCGGGGATGGGGACGCAGAAGAATGAGATACCCCGCATCCGAGAAGTTGGAAATCATCCGGCTGGTCGAGCAATCGCACCTGCCGGTGAAGAAGACACTGGAGCAGCTCGCCATTCCCCGCCAGACCTTTTACCGCTGGTATGACCGTTTCCAGCGCTTTGGCGTTGAGGGGCTGGAGGACCGCTCATCCGCCCCGTCACGGGTATGGAACCGCATTCCCGATACTATCAGGGACGAGGTGATAGAGCTGGCGCTTGAAGAGCCGGAGCTCTCCCCGCGCGAACTGGCGGTGACCTTCACCGACACAAAAAGCTATTTCGTATCAGAGGCGTCCGTCTATCGCCTGCTCAAGGCGCACGATCTGATCACCTCGCCAGCCTTCATTGTCGTCAAGGCGGACAATGAATTCAGGGACAAGACCGTTCGCCCCAATGAGATGTGGCAAACCGATTTCACCTATCTGAAGGTGATCGGCTGGGGCTGGTTGTATCTGTCCACCATCCTCGATGACTTTTCCCGATATATCGTGGGATGGAAACTGTGCACGAACATGAAGGTGGGTGATGTAACCGACACGCTGAACATTGCGCTTTCTGCATCCGGCTGCGACAGCGTCAAGGTGGAGCACAAACCGCGGCTTCTGTCGGATAATGGCGGATGCTACATCGCCGAAGACCTGGCGGACTGGCTGAAGGACAGGAAGATGGAGCAGCTTCACGGCGCGCCCGGTCATCCGCAGACCCAAGGCAAGATCGAGCGCTGGCACCAGACGCTGAAAAACCGGATCCTGCTCGAGAATTACTTCTTCCCCGAAGACCTTGAAGCGCAGATCGGCGCATTCATCGACCATTACAACAATCGCCGATACCACGAGAGCCTCGGCAACCTCACACCGGCGGATGTCTACTTCGGCAGAGGAGACGAAATCCTGAAACAGCGAAAGAGGATCAAGCAACAGACCATTCAAAACCGACGCTTGCAACACCACGCAAACGCGGCTTAA
- a CDS encoding transposase: MIECPEIGTLGRKQIASLAGLAPMTRQSGQWRGKALIQGGRKFLRDALYMPALVALRFNKQMKAKYEALKSAGKPGKVAVKAIMQKLIELANALIRDDRKWAQMRA, translated from the coding sequence ATGATCGAATGCCCCGAGATCGGCACGCTTGGCCGAAAGCAGATCGCCAGCCTTGCGGGTTTGGCGCCCATGACCCGACAATCGGGCCAATGGCGTGGAAAGGCCCTCATTCAGGGAGGACGAAAATTCCTGCGCGATGCCCTCTATATGCCGGCCCTCGTCGCCCTCCGCTTCAACAAACAGATGAAGGCAAAATACGAGGCGCTGAAAAGCGCAGGAAAACCCGGAAAAGTTGCCGTGAAAGCAATCATGCAAAAGCTCATCGAACTCGCAAACGCACTTATCCGCGATGACAGAAAATGGGCCCAAATGAGGGCTTGA
- a CDS encoding DEAD/DEAH box helicase family protein: MVDWNEVANILDRIAGTSDDALLDHGQKASVTELACRIRAGQRSALLADEVGMGKTRIAAALIAAVREAGGRSAIVLPAGLGTQWQQELKRFNADDKTLLPLRSYDGFISGFLHDTDAEGSARRLHSHKEWLSDRRKQRELPENGWAAEEIIMISHSFANMQFPNRGEGPAGGWRRELLPNVARLIDGRRRNFMRENFHSGEVGYVYASRRAARHIAQTILDHELPRDAINGDQKWLSADDYKNRILPLIGYGLGQFDLIVVDEAHKARGADSSLSRILGPVSWEADDPFRLGMTATPVELDSSQWIDTLERLNGRDDDQDITALAALTEWITGYVNVVRRIQTEELDETLTGEFETSARQFCAALRPYVLRRDKRSDPEFCVFKDSHGDYREVTDIPVSPEAEGFTRDWLRRFCAAEALSLLPQDDPRVKRVRLAVAQGYGFGFGEDEEDSPSGMTDANLVGPAGFWTEAFTAESNDIYSHPAILAAVRQIEAYTRAGEKVLVFGRFLTPMNVLTRLLDAREMLRRLRDGQHWPASGIGENNIAAVIAAMRDPDLAVAGGVDEIDVMLKTRYQEWASERRAELARLHRELEDLALEGGAAAFLSEILRHEDGKQDLQFGALLEALGGRREVAGASWTGREMLGLFEKLLMELAGDDEAENNDTQKARLDAWLNDYSGREGNFARMMSGATAPQTRRMLQSAFNRSSSWPMVLLAQSRVGREGLNLHEACRTVILLHAEWNPGIVEQQIGRVDRKNSLWLREWRKWRDHGDGLPPRIRVHPVVVSGTYDDHNWQVLKARWLELRAQLHGDVLRPVPGRSEVTDDKRTCADRVRRAVPDFSPGKRGG, from the coding sequence ATGGTGGACTGGAACGAGGTCGCGAACATTCTGGATCGTATCGCAGGGACGTCTGATGATGCCCTGCTAGATCATGGCCAGAAGGCGAGTGTCACAGAACTAGCGTGCCGTATCCGGGCGGGCCAACGCTCGGCCCTGCTGGCTGATGAGGTGGGTATGGGCAAGACCCGCATTGCGGCGGCGCTGATCGCAGCGGTGCGGGAGGCGGGCGGGCGCAGCGCCATTGTTCTGCCCGCGGGCCTTGGGACACAATGGCAACAGGAACTGAAACGGTTCAACGCCGACGACAAGACATTGCTGCCGCTGCGCAGCTATGATGGTTTCATCTCCGGTTTCTTGCACGATACCGATGCGGAGGGGAGCGCAAGACGGTTACACAGCCATAAGGAGTGGCTTTCGGATCGCCGCAAGCAGCGTGAGTTGCCGGAGAACGGCTGGGCCGCCGAAGAGATCATAATGATCTCTCATTCCTTCGCGAACATGCAGTTTCCCAATCGTGGAGAAGGCCCCGCTGGAGGCTGGCGCCGGGAACTCTTACCCAACGTCGCCCGCCTGATTGACGGTCGACGGCGCAACTTCATGCGCGAAAATTTCCATTCGGGTGAGGTGGGCTATGTATATGCCAGTCGCCGTGCGGCGCGGCACATTGCCCAAACGATTCTGGACCACGAACTGCCGCGCGATGCCATTAACGGCGATCAGAAATGGCTTTCGGCGGACGATTACAAGAACAGGATTCTGCCGCTGATCGGCTATGGTCTGGGTCAGTTTGATCTCATAGTCGTTGACGAAGCCCACAAGGCGCGCGGTGCAGATTCAAGCCTTTCGCGCATTCTCGGCCCGGTAAGCTGGGAAGCGGATGATCCTTTTCGTCTGGGCATGACCGCCACCCCGGTCGAGCTGGACTCCAGCCAGTGGATCGACACGCTGGAGCGGCTCAATGGTCGCGATGACGATCAGGATATTACTGCGCTCGCAGCGCTGACGGAATGGATCACCGGCTATGTGAATGTTGTTCGTCGGATTCAAACCGAAGAACTGGACGAGACGCTGACCGGGGAATTCGAGACCTCCGCCCGGCAGTTCTGCGCAGCATTGCGACCATACGTCCTGCGCCGGGACAAACGCAGTGACCCCGAATTCTGCGTCTTCAAAGACAGTCATGGTGATTATCGTGAGGTCACCGATATCCCGGTTTCACCGGAGGCAGAGGGTTTTACCCGTGACTGGTTGCGCCGCTTTTGTGCGGCTGAGGCGCTGTCGTTACTCCCTCAGGATGATCCGCGTGTGAAACGGGTCAGGCTCGCCGTTGCCCAGGGGTATGGGTTCGGCTTTGGAGAGGATGAGGAAGACAGCCCTTCTGGCATGACAGATGCAAACCTCGTTGGTCCGGCGGGGTTTTGGACGGAAGCTTTCACCGCTGAAAGCAACGACATCTATAGCCACCCTGCGATCCTGGCGGCTGTGAGACAAATCGAGGCCTATACACGGGCCGGCGAGAAAGTGCTCGTCTTCGGCAGGTTCCTGACGCCGATGAATGTGCTGACCAGACTGCTGGACGCGCGTGAGATGCTGCGTCGTTTGCGAGACGGACAGCACTGGCCTGCCAGTGGGATCGGGGAAAACAATATAGCAGCCGTCATTGCGGCGATGAGGGATCCTGATCTTGCGGTGGCGGGTGGGGTCGACGAAATCGATGTGATGTTGAAAACCCGCTATCAGGAGTGGGCGAGCGAGCGCCGGGCTGAACTCGCACGGCTTCATCGGGAGTTGGAAGACCTTGCGCTGGAGGGAGGAGCTGCTGCATTTCTGTCAGAGATTCTGCGCCATGAGGACGGCAAACAAGACCTTCAATTCGGGGCTTTGCTCGAGGCACTTGGTGGCAGGCGGGAAGTTGCGGGCGCTTCCTGGACGGGGCGGGAAATGCTCGGGCTGTTCGAAAAACTGCTCATGGAGCTTGCCGGGGATGATGAAGCAGAGAACAACGATACGCAGAAAGCCCGGCTGGATGCCTGGCTGAACGATTATTCCGGGCGCGAGGGCAACTTCGCTAGGATGATGTCAGGCGCAACCGCACCGCAAACGCGGCGTATGCTGCAATCTGCATTCAACCGGTCGTCCAGTTGGCCGATGGTGCTCCTCGCGCAATCCCGCGTCGGGCGTGAGGGCCTGAATCTGCATGAGGCCTGTCGCACAGTGATTCTACTGCACGCGGAGTGGAATCCCGGCATTGTCGAGCAGCAGATTGGGCGTGTGGATCGCAAGAACAGTCTTTGGCTTCGCGAATGGCGGAAATGGAGGGATCATGGTGATGGTCTCCCGCCCCGCATTCGGGTTCACCCTGTTGTCGTCAGTGGCACATACGACGATCACAACTGGCAGGTTCTCAAGGCGCGTTGGCTGGAACTGAGGGCGCAGTTGCATGGCGATGTCCTGCGTCCCGTTCCAGGTCGGTCAGAGGTGACAGATGACAAACGAACCTGCGCTGACCGCGTTCGGCGCGCAGTGCCGGATTTTTCGCCAGGAAAACGTGGCGGTTGA